Genomic segment of Chelonia mydas isolate rCheMyd1 chromosome 11, rCheMyd1.pri.v2, whole genome shotgun sequence:
TAACCTGCAGCATCCTCCATTAATGCTGCACTGGATCATTCTAGATGCTGCTAACGTTGCTAGACATGGCAATGGTTTTGCGGTATGGCAGCAACTCAACTTCATTTCCCTTTTACACTGCTTGCATTATCTTGTAAACATCGGCATGCAACTGCCCACAATGGTTTTCTAGCATTGCACTTTACCCACTGTTCTCACACACTTTCTGCTCTGAGACAATCATGAGATTTGCCCTGATTTAGCCTGCAGGATGCTTTGGGGATAGCGGGTCATTCTATGCTTTGTTTTAGTCTCCCCTCAAGCCTCTCTCACTTTAGACCATCCAGTTTCTCGGAAAATGTCCCAAAGTGTGTTTAGAAATGATTTCTGAAATGAGGTTCTATGCAACATCACTTGAAGTTCCATTTGCACTTAAATACAGGCTTCAAAACAGGAATTTTAGATTTCTATAAAGATGATGAAGCGAATACACCCTGGCAATTGATGCATGAGAGAATTATAGAACTGGGCACTGAACAACTCACACCCAGCTTTATACTGGCCATTAAGCCAAAGGAAACTGGTTCATTGGCCTCAAGCTGGGGACATGTGAACTCTGCCCAACTCACATAGACAACTTGCCAGGAGTTCCAGGGATCCcctaaatttaaataaaattgatcAGCCCTCTGAGACTCCCAGTGACATCACAAGATGCCTTATCCTGAGCTATGCAGCCTGGCCGCAGTTTCGGATCTGCACCTTAGAGAAGAGAGCAACAGCAGGGCACAGTGCAGAACTCCACAGACCACATTTCTTCCTGTCCTACAACAGGGCTGCACTTGTCCCTGCCCAGAAGTGATATTGCATTCAGTCCCCTAGGGAGAGGGTGCAAAACACTCGTCTCACCCAGACCTAAAGCAACGCCAGGTTTTTCTGAACAAGTAGCACTGACCAAGCTCTGGAGAGAATGTCAACTCTCCCACCACAGCAGCATCACCATGAGATGGCATACGTGTGGAAGGGACAAGGCACCTACATTGGGGCAGAGAGCCCCACACTTCACAAATGGACAAGATTTGTAATGCATCTCCCCAGAGAAACAGTCTGAACGCAGCATCGGGTTTCCTGGGCggttcctgctgcttcccccatggcccccccCGCTCACCGCAGGGCCCCCCCCGGGCCTCACGCCCCCCCCGCTCACCACAGGGCCCCCCCGAGCCCGCCGGCCGTCACCAGGCTGTGCAGCGGCCTCTCCCAGACCAGGAGCCGCTGCGCCGCCGCCAGCGCCGCCTCCCAGCCCCGCAGCTGCTGCCTCAGCGCCGCCGCCAGCCGCTCCATGGCCTCCGCGTCCGCCTCGGGCCCGGCCGCCTCCTCCGCCCGGCCGCCGCCCGCCATGGCTCCTCGGCTCGCGCGCccagcagcgggggaggggcgcggGCCAGCCGCCGCCGGAAGGAGCCGCGCGCGCTGAGGCCGGCTGGGGCGCGCAGGCGCCACGTGACAGGGGCCGGAGGCGGGGGGGCGCTCCTTCCGCACGTGACCCCGGCCGCACGCCTTGCGCATGCGCCGGCGGACGGCTCGACATCACCTGTCCCGGCCCGGCAGGCCCCCGTCACGTCACGTGTTACTGCAGGGGGTAGCCCTCTTCACGTGACACTGCTGACCCCACTGCGCGTGCTCCGGTGTCGCTCTTCCCTCATCGGAGAGGTCGCGCGACGGCGGGCGCACCCTTTCCCAACGGCGCATGCGTGCTCCTTGCGGCGGGCGCGGAGCTGCTGCTCTTGTCtcggggggcggggcgctggTGTCTTtcccaagccccgcccccttgCATGAGCTTAGCatgagcggggcgggggggagccggCCGCGCAGCTGGGCCCCGCGTTCTGCTGTGGGGCCCATGGGGGGGGGCTGCTAGGGGCCCCGGgcgggggctgcagcctggagatCCCTCCAGCAGGGATGTCAGCAGCCGGCTCGCTGGGCCCAGTCTCCCTGGCAGggccatccctcctcctccctccaaggTCACCTCCAGACGAGGGCCTGGCTGGCCAGTGCCTCCGCCATGTCTGCTCCCAGGGGTGCCCCAGGCGGAGCAGGTCCCTCACTCACTCCTTCCCCGGGCAGGGGGGTGAACCGCCGGGCCACCACCACTCCGGCGGCTGCCCCAATCCCCCCCACTGCAATCTgactggggcggggggtttgACAAATGTCATCTCGCTGCGGCAGGCCGGGATGTCCTTGTGACAAAGCTCGCAGTGGGTGAGTTTGTGCCCAAAAGAGGCAGCTTGCAGGGCAGGGAAATGCGAGTCCCCGCTGGTTACTGGGCAGGCCTCTCAGCCACTGGGCTGACGCCCGCCCCGGGCCCAGAATGTGGCATTTAATCCCTTTGCCACTTCCTGCACTTGCCAAGGTGACCGTTTCTCGTCATGTTTCTACCTACAAGCAAGAATgaccaattggttagtctctaaggtgccacaagtcctccttttctttttgcggatagagaccagcacggctgctcctctgaaacctgtcattaatcaagaaagtttcagttcctaacagccagaaattttctgctgtgaatggatccactgactttccctCTGAAAGATTCAGTGTGGCTAACtctgagaaggtctcagatgaagtgagctgtagctcacgaaagcttatgctcaaataaatttgttagtctctaagatgccacaagtcctcctgttctttctgcggatacagactaacacggctgctcctctgaaccCGGGGTCAGATTTGTCCTGGCAGTTAAGGGGGGGATCCTAATCTCAAATCCTCCAGCTGCTTGTTAGCTGCCAGGAGGTAATAATTTTCCATCCTTCACCCATGTGTCCTGCCCTCCAGAGGAGCAGGAAGCATTTCACACCCATGGATCAGTGTGCACAAGTCCCCTGAGTGGTGCGCTGCTGTCCCCAGCTTgcagaaaggggaaactgaggcccggagGGGGAAGTGACTCAGCCAGGGTCACAGCCCCCCCGCTGGAGGTGCGAACAAGAAGCCAGGAGTCCGGGCTGCGAGCCCAGTGCTTGACCCGGACCATCCTGCTTTTCACTCAGCTGCCCGGTGGGATGGGGGCTCGGCGCTGTACCTGGCGGGTCTCCCGGCTGGCTCCGCCCCATCAGACTCACGGTCACAAGCACTAAGTGACCCATCGCCGCGGTATCCGGGCGCTGAGCAAAGGGGCCGCGGAAGAGCCTGGCTGGCGAATCACCGCCGGCAGCTCCGGGGCGGGCCGCGCTCCgcggtgggcagggctgggcgcggaccctccccctgccccgggaagaggaagggagagaggccGGTCCCAGCACCCAGCGCCCCGGAGTCTGCTGGCTGGAGCCTGGCGCGCCCGGCGGCCCCCGAGATGGATCTGGACGGGCTCCTGCTGGACGAGGAGGGGGCCTTCTCCCTGAGCGGCTTCCAGGAGTTCACGGTCAGCGTCGCCCCGAGGCTCCCCGCCCGCGCTCCCGgcccgcgcccccccgccccggctccccggcccgcgccccctccctgccctggcccgccccccccccccggctcccggcccgcgccccctccctgccccggctcccggcccgcgccccctccctgccccggctccccggcccgcgccccctccctgccccggctccccggcccgcgccccctccctgccccggctccccggcccgcgccccctccctgccccggctccccggcccgcgccccctccctgccccggctccccggcccgcgccccctccctgccccggctccccggcccgcgccccctccctgccccggctccccggcccgcgccccctccctgccccggctccccggcccgcgcccccctccctgccccggctccccggcccgcgccccctccctgccccggctccccggcccgcgccccctccctgccccggctccccggcccgcgccccctccctgccccggctccccggcccgcgccccctccctgccccggctccccggcccgcgccccctccctgccccggctccccggcccgcgccccctccctgccccggctccccggcccgcgccccctccctgccccggctccccggcccgcgccccctccctgccccggctccccggcccgcgccccctccctgccccggctccccggcccgcgccccctccctgccccggctccccggcccgcgccccctccctgccccggctccccggcccgcgccccctccctgccccggctccccggcccgcgccccctccctgccccggctccccggcccgcgccccctccctgccccggctccccggcccgcgccccctccctgccccggctccccggcccgcgccccccccccccccccggctccccggcccgtgccccctccctgccccggcccgcGCGCCCCCCGCCcgcgccccccccggctcccggcCCGCGCGCCCCCCGCCCGCGCCCCCCCCGGCTCCGGcccgcggcccccccccccggctcccagcctgccccagccccccgccgTCTCCAGCCCCCGGCCGCCCGTCATGTCTGAGTCTGGCCTCCGGCTGAAACACAGAGCGGCAGCCTGGTGGCTTCATGCTTTGTATTTCCTGCCCCGGGCAGCTCTCCGGTTCGGCGGGGAGCCCAGTGTGGTCTTGGCCCTCACGCCCTCCCCTGGCAAGGAGCCCCACGGGCTGACTGCGCCTTGTGTGAAAGCGCTTCCTTGGCTTTGTTTTCAACCCACTTGggggacccctggttcttgtgttatgtgacggGGTAAATAACCCCTCCCGGGtcactctctccacaccagtcatcgTCTCTCTCAGATCCCCTCAGTATGGCCCGGGACCCACCCCCATGCTGCAGGGATCCCTGAACCTCCAATTGCCtgggcggcaggggatggatcactcgataattgccctgtgtGGGCGCTGGCCACTGTCCGagacagggcctggggctggagggaccCTTGGTCAGACCCGGCGTGGATGTTCCTATGTTCTTAGTCGTCTCTCTCCTacaatgaacagtcccagtctcctcttACGTCTCTCCtcctacggaagctgttccatccccaaATCGCTTTTGTTGCGCTTGGCCTCTTggcaccttttccaattcgaatgtatctttttgagatggggcagtattcaagctgtgggcgtatcatggatttctatagtgACATGAGATTTTCTGGTTTCTGACCTATCCCTTTCTGCCCATGtaatcccccccaccctcccatcagTCCAGGCGCCCGCATGGCACCCGTCaccgtggtatctgagtgctCGGCAGGAGCACACAGGTCCCTCTAACCCTGAGCCTGCAGTTGGATCCACCTGCCTGCATCCAGTTGCAGGACTGAGGACCCAGCTCATCTTTCTGGGACCAGGGCTGGGTGGTTTGTTCTCATCCTTCCCATCCCGTCTTCAGTTTCTGCCAGGGCACCAGCAGCTGAGCGAGAGGGTGCGGAAGCGCTTGTATTATGGCTGGGACAAAGACTGTAGCCTGGATAATCTCTCCAGCCCGGTGGCAGGTGAGTCGTGCCTGTGTCTGCGAGGACGTGTGCTGAGCCAGGGACTGGAACTAGCTCACGGGCTGAATGAACTCGGCCACCTGCCAAGGCTACGTCTACCCTTGAGCCGGTGCAGCACTTCAGCACAGATGGGAGGGggtctcccagccctgtgcttaaCCCACCTCCCCGCGAGGCAGCGACGAGGTCGACGGGCGAATTCTTCGGTCGCCGTAGCGCTGGCTGCGCCCGGGGGTAGGTCGGCGTAGGAACGTCCTCCAGAGGGGTGGAttgttcacagccctgagcgacggAGCTGGGTCGACCTCCCTTTTTGCTGCCGGGAAAAGGCTCTGGCCCCCTTTCCCTGGTGCCGCTGTGCGTTGCCCCCCATGCATGCGTACAGGGATGTTTCTGCAGGAGCGGTGCCCGGCATGTCTCCCTTCTCATTATGATTTATTAGCTGTGTTACGGTAGAGCCTGGAGGCTAAGGCCCACTGTGCTGGGTCTCTGCCCTATCGCTTACTTCTGTGCTCATGCCCCCTGGAATTGCCTCAGTGACCCAGCAGGGGTGGCGTGGCACAAGGGACCCACCAAATTGTGTTTGATAACCAGGGTGTAAATTTCAGAGCTGTTTGGGCCATTCCCCACTGGGTTCTACCACTGCGACTGGGGAGCccgtgtctgtctgtccttctgCCAGCATCTCTGTAAGCACCTGACTACTGAGCGGGGTAACAGATGCTGAACTTGGTGATTGATTTCTGGCTGCCCGGCATGAGACGCCCTCCCAGGGGCTGGTGTCCGAgggcgggtgctcagcactgccTGGCAGGTGTCTCAAGCCAGGCACCAAAAATCACTCTTGAAATCAAGGAAGGGAGTGCAGCCATTCCCCGCTGAGCTGCCTGCCGCTGGGTGGAGGGGTGTTGCTCCCGGCTGGGCGCTGGCGTTGGTTGTGCATTGGGAGGGAATAGATGGGGGTTGGGCGAGGGGGAAGGGTAgtagtgctggggggcgggggcattaTTGCTGGTGTTAATCCCTGTGCCGCTCTGCCTCTGTCCTAGACATCGCCGTCGAGTTGCTCCAGAAAgccgctcccagccccatccgCAGGCTGCAGAAGAAATACGTTTGCCACGTGTCTCGGTAAGACGCGACCCCTCCTAGCCCGTTGTCTGCAGCCGGAGGCTCAATCAGAGCAGGCGGGGGCCTCTGGTCTGGCTCGATGCTTCGGTGTGGCTACCAGCTGCCTGGATGGGGAGCCTCTTGCCACAGAGCATCCCCACAAACCTGTGGAGTCGTGCTGGATTTCAATGGCCCAGCACTGAccttctctgggccttttccCTTGTCTGCCCCTGTGATGCCCTCCTGGGCCGAGGGCTGGGGTCTGACCCGGGTCACTTTCCGACTGAGGTGCGCAGACGGTCCCAGAGCTATCTGGCAGTGAACGCTGTGCCTGTCTGTCTCGTCTGTCTTTCAGCCTGGGGTAGCTCAGCCAGGGCCGCTCCCCGGGGCCCGGTGCTCTCAGGTTTCTGTAGTGCCAACAGTGAGCAATGAGGCTTCGGGGTTTTACACcttggcagggcagggagccagttCTGTCCAGGCCCGTTCCTGTCTGTGCGAGGGATCGAAGGATTTCCTGTCGCAGGCGGAACTAccctgcctgggcctggctgggggcgAGTGGGCCCAGAGCCTTGCGGCTGGGCCGCTCTCCCCACTAGAGAAAGCCAGGACCCTCGTGAACGCCATAACGCTCGGGGCAGCTCCGCAGGCACACGCTGGGCCTGTTGGCTCCCAACCAGCGCTCTGCCTGAGGAGCCGGACGCCGCTTCGCCAGCAGGAGGATCCGAGCCCCGTGGCGTGGTCTGCTGGGGGCAGTGAGGGATGTGcccacatgcacacagacacGCTGGCCTTGTTCCACCCAGCAGCAGGCAGTGGTGTGCCCTGCCCGTTACATGGTGGGGATGGGAGCAGCCGGGCTGCCTCAGCGGTGGTGGGACGCTGTGCGTGCCAGGCCGCAGAGGGACCCTAAGTCCTGCTCTTGCCCCGTGGTCACAGGGAAGCCTGCATCTCGCCCTGCTCCATGATGCTGGCTCTGGTTTACATCGAGAGACTCCGGCACCGGAACCCCGAGTACCTACAGCAGATCTCCTCCTCGGACCTCTTCCTGATCTCCATGGTGAGTGGggcccgggctgggctggggctggggtgggctctTCCCCGGGGCTGGGCTGACGGGCGCTGTGCTCCTGGCTTTCAGATGGTTGCCAGCAAGTACCTGTATGacgaaggagaggaggaggaggtgttcAATGACGAATGGGGCGCAGCCGGCAAGGTGGGGGTGGAGACTGTTAACACGCTGGAGAGGAACTTCCTGAGGGCCATTGTAAGTACTGCTGGTGTCATCGCTGTAGTGCCTGTATCCCGACCCCACTGGGGGGGCCTCTGCTGGGGCTGCGCAGACATTTCCCCCCGAGTGAGATCGGGGCCTCGTTGTgcagggcgctgcacagacccagaGTGAGACAGTCCCTACCCGTGGCGCTGTTGACTAGACCAGGCCGGACATGCTTGCTCggcgtctgtctgtctgggtgagagGCGCTGGGCAGAGGAGAAATGGTGCGCCAGGGCGCTGGGGTAGCTCGTAGTGGCTGAGAGTGACCCGGCGAACTAGCAGAGGGCTCTCCCGGGTCTGCTTGGGGCTCTGCCGGAGTGGGAGCTGCACGAGCTCCAGGCTGGGCCTAGCGCTCAGAGCGTCTGTTAGGCTTCCAGGAGGCGTCTGGCCTGGGCAGCCGTGCCAGGGCCTGCGGAGGTGCTGCACTGTGGGGCGCGGGGGGGAAATCAGAGGCTGCGTGGAGGAGGATGAGCTGACGGAGGGGGAGAGGGTTTCCTGCCCGGGAGCTGCCAGCCCCTTTCCCAGAGTGCAGCGGGACTGCTTCCCTGGTGCTCCCTGTCCCCATGAGCCATGGGCTTGTCCTGCCTCTGGCCCGGAAAGATAAGACGTGGAGGAATGTGTCTGCTGTGGGCCCCACCCTGCTGTGGGTCGCTCCAGCCCCAGTCAGCCTGGGCTGGGAACAGCCTGCTCCCTGCGCACACACACTATACCCCCTAGTTCTGCTGCCCCTGATTGTTGCCtgaccacccccccgccccccccccggccaggaaCCCCCTGAGGCTGTTGTCCGTGCAGTGTGCAcagctggctggcagggggcgCTCCCCGCCTGCCCGAGAGTGCTGGTTCGAGCATCTCAAAGAGCgtcctgggcagcagggggtgctaACCTGAGGCTGGCTGTGGGGTCGGGGGCTGGCATGGAGAAGGGGAGATTTGCCTGGGGCGCAGGCTGGCAGCGATCCCACACCACGAGGGGGCCAGGGGAgtgggcaggctgagaagcaccCCCGCCAGGCCAGGAAATGGGCCAAATGGACCTGGAATTCATTCTCAGATGGCCGCGCAGCCCCTCTTAACTCTGCTCAGTCcatgctgggggctggggaggcccCTGGCCTGCTTAGGCTGTTACTGCCACCCTCCCGCCTGACCATTCATTCCCTTCCTGCAGGACTGGAGTCTCTACACTGACCCCAAGGAGCTGTTTGAAGTGCTGAGCTGGCTGGAAGGATGGTAGGTTTTTGGGgcatggggttgtgggggggtgttcATGGCAGGGGTCTGGCTCTGAGGCAGATATGGCATTTCTGCCCTGCCATACCCAGATCCGCTGGGGTCGGCGAGCCCATGCCCTGGGCTCCTCGGTCCCCCCCCTTGCTGCATTCTGCAAACCCCTCCCACCGGCCGAAGCCGTCCCAGGAGCAGGCTGTCGGCTTGCCCAGGGAGCTCTAGGCTGGGCTGGGGCGAGGCCCGCGCTAGTCACGGCTTGTCTGAGGTGGCCTGGATCACCCGGCAGTGGAATCCCTTTGGTGGGGAGGGGTCTATGTCCTCTTCCCCTGGTGGGGCTTTGAGCGGAGTCAACatgccaggccccagggcagagacGGGGAAATCAGCTCCTCCTTGGCCTGAGCTCGCCCTGAGCAAAGCCGCACATGGCACCAGTGCAGTTCGGCCGCCAGGGACCTGGGGCTCGTGAGCGGCACCCACGGGCAGAGGCTTTGCCAGGAGGTAGCCACCCATTCCCTGATGGCAGATGcaggcccagcccagggcaggggagggtcTGTGCCCAGAGCACACATCTAACTGTGTTCCTTCCCCTCAGCGTGGCAAAGAGACAGGGCACCCAGCGTGGCTGGTTCACCTACACGGACCTGTGTGCCCTGCTGGAGCAGTCCCTCTGGCAGCATGCCCTGGGCCAGTTCTACCAGCAGGTGGTGAAGGTAAGAGCTGGCCAGGTCCCGAGGGCAGAGGTAGCCTTGCCGTAAGGGGGCACCATGGGAAGGGGAGAACCAGGGGGCCATgggccagagccaggagctggcTATGGGGGATGTCCGTGAGTGCGCTGCCtcctgctggaggggatgggagctgctttCCAGCAGACAGGTTTTGGGCGgaacattttccatggaaaattccaatttttgtttttgagaaaccAGACTCGTGAAAACAGAAGCGTTTTACTTGGAACTGCTGCCGCAAAGCCTCCTGGGAGATGTAGCTCAGTGGCCGCTTCTGCTTCCGGGACTTCATTTCCCATGATTCATCACAGCCAGCGACTCCCATGATGCCCCACAGGCTCCACTCTTGGAAGGGCcggtggtgcctcatgggaaatgtagtccggGGGGGCAGCCGATTGAGGGTATTTCGCACAAGGCAGTGCAGCAGCATTTCTGGGAGGAGATACGAGGctttttgccaaaatattttggtttatgAATTTTTGACAAAAAGGAGAAGCGGTTCCTGGGCAAACTTCGGTGAAAGTGACGATTGTTCCCTCTTCGTCGACCCTCCCCCCGGTTCTGGACCCGGGCTGAGCAGTTTGTGCATTGCTCCCCCGGCAGGACAGAGCCAGAGGTCAGCATGGGTCACTCCTGCTGGCTGGGGGGTGGCGAtctctccttccccgccccccaccagctGCTGGTCAGAGCCTGGCGCAGAAGGCTGCAGCGGAGAGCCCTGGTTCCAGCCCTGATGTCATCTGCATGGCGTTAGCCAGCATCTGGTGTGGCCATGGCGGGTTTGCTCTGCCGAGGGGTACTGAACTCACTATGAGGGGCACTGGGGAAACTGTCTGTGTGGCTCCCCTCGGGCACGGGCAGGCATAAGGGGCACTGGGTGAccagtctctctccccacagctggccTGCTTGCTGGGCGTGATGTACTTGACCGGCATTGCTGCAGTCTTCGCCTCCGTCACCGTGGTGCACCAGGTCGTGTATATGAGGAGCGCTGGCCCCGCTGCCCTCCGGCCTCTGCTGTTCCCCGTGGATGGTGGGCGCCCGCTGGGCTCTGGGGCACCCCTCGCCCCCTGTGTCACTCAGCTGCGAGACCCTGCGCTGGCGCTCCCtggccccccttccccctcctgctccgAGAGCAGCTCCCTTTGCCCGGCGGAGAACGAGACGGTGGAGGAGCAGCGCCGCCCTGGTGGCGGGGTGACGGCGACGGCACTGTACCTGTGGGGCAGTGTGCTGACGGCGCTGTCCTACACAGAGGCCCCAGGCTCTGCTCTGCAGACTGGTCCCCGGCAAGAGCCCCATCTCGGCCCAACCTGCCTGAAACTCCACAGAGGGTGCAGCACCTGTGAGAGATCCAACCGCACGAGCCCCAGCAGCCCCTTCGCCCCGCTCGCCCCCTTTGGACTTGGCCTGGGCCCCGCTCGCCCGGCGCTCCGGTGCAGTGGCTGCTcggccagccccagctggggctggcatctgtccgcagcccccagcccccaggactGGCCCGaccccctggggctgaagcagtgCTCCTTGGAGGCAGCCATGAATTTGGGCAGAATCAAGACATTCATCTTCCCCAGCTAGGGCTGCGCAGTGACCCCCCATGGCCCAGCTCGGCCCCTAGAGAGACCCtggcctgtggggctgggagggccaGGCCCCCACATTAGTTCCAAGCCAGCATTTGTACCCCGTGGGTTGGGCTTCTCTTCACCAGACCCTTCAGGCTTTACTGGGggagggcagctgtggggagggtcTGGCTGAGTGCAgggtgggttgtgtgtgtgtgtgcgtgggtgtGCGCGCCTGGGTCTGGCACGTGGGCATGGCGGCTGTGGGGGGCAGCAAGTCAGCTGGGGGATTAGGGTGCCCCAAAGCAGGGGTGCCAGTCACCTGCACCTGACTGGTGCCTCCCTGTGAAGCTGGGATCTTGGCCCCCAGCTGCATTGGGCAgcgtggagggtgggggggagcaggggtgacACATGAGGCTCTGGGCTCTTGGGCTGCACAAAGGAGGGTCGGGGGGAGCAACCCTGAGCAGACTGGGGGGGCAAGGGCACTCTCTGAAGGGGCTATAAGCTCCAGAGGGGAGTCAGGGGTGTGAGTGACGGGGCCTGACTGCTCGGAGTGGATCTGCTGGgcgtggggagaaggggctggtTCTGCTGCCCATCCTCACCTGCTGTGCCAGCTCTCGCCCCGCCCAGCACCAGCTCTTTTTACGTGGGATTTTAAACCTGCTTTTCACTCTTTTGTAGATGAAAATCTCTTCCAATAAAGGTAGCTCTGGCCGTGCGCCCGTCTCGGCCTTTCTCCCACCGCCTCTCGTCCCAGGGGGTCCCAGGCCAGGGACACTtcccccaccactgaaatgcagccacctctgagcaGGGCACAGCAGTTGGTTCACAGCCCCCCAGCAATGCAGTATGGTGTGGGAGGAGGAGCCTggtaaagtgggaggagaggaattGCCCCAGCTGGACTGGGTCTGGGCCTAACATCTCTGCCATGCAGCAAGGCAGAAACAGtcctccgctccctgccccggccccctgGAGGCTGCCCGAGACCTGGAACATGATTGCTCCTTATCTCCATGGCCCGGATGAAGGATCACcccctgtaacgatgctggttctgcttaaagcagggcagttacagcccaaggctggggtttctatgcacaccaaggcaaggcaaaccaaaccagccagagaggactttggttttaccctaCTGGCTAACCACaaatcacacaagcaattccagtttcccagtatcaccaccagggccactcggtatggggacagatggttatgaaaaccaataccccagtaaaagaacaaaggttctctcgatcccaaaggacaaagccccagacccaggtcgcTATACAAGTCagctcttacccacaaatcatgctgttgccaatcctttagcatctaaaatctaaaggtttattcagaaaaggaaaaagatacagatgggAGCTAGAATTGGTGAAATGGAATCGATGACATAAagtgatggccaagttcttggttcaggcttttagcagggatggaataaacggcagggtcaaatccagtctctggagaacatccccagctgggatgggtccttcagtccttggttcaaagcttcagttcatagccaagtccctccagaggtaggaagcaggattgaagacaagatggaggagctgcagcagctttgtatagtctcttgccatgtggtctctctgtgtcccaaggacaagctgcccatcccatggcctggaaacacttCAGAgtcctgtccataggcaggtccctgcacacctggctgagtctCCAGGCGTGTCTGTCTTCTCTCAATGGGCCAGTTGTGTcactgatggtccttaatgggccatccagcaggctaggcagagctgacaccaacttgtctggggtgtcccccagaagcagagcataagtttgaaatacagacagtatagagccaatattcataacttcaactacaaaaatgatacccacatacagacagcatcatcctaaccagccaaccataactttgtctgagacacctcatttgaccccctttatataagatttggtgccattacaggaccttggttgcaaccatgttctatatggtcccagttcaaggcAATAACATGACACCCCCAGCCCCCGTTCCAAGtgtgttctctccccagctgcctgcGACAGAACCGcgttccctccccctgccttcccccccccgccttcacccctgccctggcttccccaggggagagcaggagaaaACACGTGACAGATGAGTCACATCACCTAGCGCCCCAtggaggggctgcccccaccatgGCACAGCCTACCAGCCCCCTGCCgtc
This window contains:
- the CNPPD1 gene encoding protein CNPPD1 isoform X2, with the translated sequence MDLDGLLLDEEGAFSLSGFQEFTAPAWHPSPWYLSARQEHTGPSNPEPAVGSTCLHPVAGLRTQLIFLGPGLGGLFSSFPSRLQFLPGHQQLSERVRKRLYYGWDKDCSLDNLSSPVADIAVELLQKAAPSPIRRLQKKYVCHVSREACISPCSMMLALVYIERLRHRNPEYLQQISSSDLFLISMMVASKYLYDEGEEEEVFNDEWGAAGKVGVETVNTLERNFLRAIDWSLYTDPKELFEVLSWLEGCVAKRQGTQRGWFTYTDLCALLEQSLWQHALGQFYQQVVKLACLLGVMYLTGIAAVFASVTVVHQVVYMRSAGPAALRPLLFPVDGGRPLGSGAPLAPCVTQLRDPALALPGPPSPSCSESSSLCPAENETVEEQRRPGGGVTATALYLWGSVLTALSYTEAPGSALQTGPRQEPHLGPTCLKLHRGCSTCERSNRTSPSSPFAPLAPFGLGLGPARPALRCSGCSASPSWGWHLSAAPSPQDWPDPLGLKQCSLEAAMNLGRIKTFIFPS
- the CNPPD1 gene encoding protein CNPPD1 isoform X1 — its product is MDLDGLLLDEEGAFSLSGFQEFTFLPGHQQLSERVRKRLYYGWDKDCSLDNLSSPVAGESCLCLRGRVLSQGLELAHGLNELGHLPRLRLPLSRCSTSAQMGGGLPALCLTHLPARQRRGRRANSSVAVALAAPGDIAVELLQKAAPSPIRRLQKKYVCHVSREACISPCSMMLALVYIERLRHRNPEYLQQISSSDLFLISMMVASKYLYDEGEEEEVFNDEWGAAGKVGVETVNTLERNFLRAIDWSLYTDPKELFEVLSWLEGCVAKRQGTQRGWFTYTDLCALLEQSLWQHALGQFYQQVVKLACLLGVMYLTGIAAVFASVTVVHQVVYMRSAGPAALRPLLFPVDGGRPLGSGAPLAPCVTQLRDPALALPGPPSPSCSESSSLCPAENETVEEQRRPGGGVTATALYLWGSVLTALSYTEAPGSALQTGPRQEPHLGPTCLKLHRGCSTCERSNRTSPSSPFAPLAPFGLGLGPARPALRCSGCSASPSWGWHLSAAPSPQDWPDPLGLKQCSLEAAMNLGRIKTFIFPS
- the CNPPD1 gene encoding protein CNPPD1 isoform X3 produces the protein MDLDGLLLDEEGAFSLSGFQEFTFLPGHQQLSERVRKRLYYGWDKDCSLDNLSSPVADIAVELLQKAAPSPIRRLQKKYVCHVSREACISPCSMMLALVYIERLRHRNPEYLQQISSSDLFLISMMVASKYLYDEGEEEEVFNDEWGAAGKVGVETVNTLERNFLRAIDWSLYTDPKELFEVLSWLEGCVAKRQGTQRGWFTYTDLCALLEQSLWQHALGQFYQQVVKLACLLGVMYLTGIAAVFASVTVVHQVVYMRSAGPAALRPLLFPVDGGRPLGSGAPLAPCVTQLRDPALALPGPPSPSCSESSSLCPAENETVEEQRRPGGGVTATALYLWGSVLTALSYTEAPGSALQTGPRQEPHLGPTCLKLHRGCSTCERSNRTSPSSPFAPLAPFGLGLGPARPALRCSGCSASPSWGWHLSAAPSPQDWPDPLGLKQCSLEAAMNLGRIKTFIFPS